The Bradyrhizobium oligotrophicum S58 genome contains the following window.
CAACATCACGCTGGATCTGCACGGCGAGCGCGTCGAAATCGACGGCGTCGGGTTTTCCGCGATCGGCCGGCTCGAACTGCTCAAGCTGTTGCAGGCGCGCGCCGAGAGCGTCGGGGTCATGGCCCGCTATGGCACGACCATCCAATCGCTCGATCAGCTCCAAGGCTACGACTTGATAATCGCCGCCGACGGGCTGAACTCGCTGGTACGGCGCAGCTTCGAAGGCGATTTCGGCTTCTCGGTCTCCTATTCCAGCAACAAGTTCGCGTGGTACGGCACATCGAAGACCTTTGCCACGCTGTCGCAGACCTTCGTCGCCACCGACCGCGGCACCTTCAACGCGCATCATTATCGCTATGCGCCCGACATGAGCACGTTCCTGGTCGAATGCGATCGCGCGACCTGGCAGGCCTACGGCTTCGCCGAGATGTCGATCGATGAGTCCCGTGATATCTGCGAGCAGGTATTCGCCGCCACCCTCGACGGCCATTCGCTGGTTTCCAATCGTTCGGTGTGGCGCAACTTTCCCTGGGTCTGGAACGAACATTGGTGGCACCGGAACATGGTGCTGATCGGCGATGCCCTGCATACCGCGCATTTCTCGATCGGCTCGGGGACGCGGCTGGCGATCGAGGACGCTATCGCGCTGGCCAAGGCGCTCGATACCGAAAGCAGCCTCTCGGACGGGCTCGCGCGCTATCAGGCGGAGCGGCAGCCGATCGTCAAGAAGCTGGTCACCGCGGCCCGCACCAGTGCCGACTGGTACGAATCATTTCCTGTTCACATGAAGCTCGATCTGATGGATTTCGCCTACAGCTACATCACCCGTTCGGGACGCATCGATGACAACCGGCTGCGGGCGATGGCGCCGCAATTCATGGCGCGCTACGCAGCATCTCGCAACGAAGGAGGTCGGGCATGACGAACGGGATTGCCGATCAGGTTCCTTCCGACAGCGCCGGCGCCCGCGAAATCGGGTTCGCGATTCCCGCACGCTATAATGCGAGCCGCGTGCTGTTCGACAACCTCGCCCGGGGCAACGCGAACAAGCTAGCCTTGATCGGTCCAGCCGGCCGGCGCAGCTATGCCGAATTGTGTGCCGACGCCTGCCGCTGGGGCCATGGCTTCACCTCGCTCGGGCTGAGCCGCGGCGACCGCGTTCTGCTGTTCCTCGACGACACGCTGGCCTATCCGGCCGCGTTCTTCGGCGCCGTGCGCGCGGGCTTCGTACCGCTCCTGGTCAACACGCTGACGCCGCCGGACCTGCTGCAATTCTATCTTGCCGATTCCGGCGCCAAGGTCGCGGTGGCCGACGCCGAATTTGCCGGACGGTTCGACGCGCAGGCCTGTACGGAGACGGCGCTGCAGACGCTGATCGTGGTCAATGGCGAGCCGCCCACGACCGCGGCGGCGTCGACGGTGGCGGTCGATCAATGGCTGCCAACCTTCGCCGATCAGCTGGCAGAGGCCGACACCGATCGCAACGAGATGGCGTTCTGGATGTATTCGTCCGGCTCCACGGGGCGGCCAAAGGGAATCGTCCATCTGCAACACGACATGGCCTATAGCGAGCAGGCCTTTGCCCGGACCGTGCTGCGGCTCAAGCCGAACGATATCTGCTTCTCGGTGCCGAAGATCTTCTTCGCCTATGGCTTCGGCAACGCGATCACCTTTCCGTTTTCGGCCGGCGCAACCACCCTGCTGCTGCCGGGTCAGCCGAAGCCGGCCGCCATCTTCGACGCGATCAACCGCTTCCGTCCCACCGTGTTCTTCGGCCTGCCGACCCTCTATACCGCGCTCACCAAGGCCGACGGCGCGAGGGAAGCTGACTTCTCGTCACTGCGCCTGTCGGTCTCCGCAGCCGAAGTGCTTTCGGCCGACGTCTTCAATGGCTGGAAAAGTCTGACCGACCTGGAGATCGTCGAAGGCCTCGGCTCGACCGAGGTGCTGCACGTCTATCTCTCCAACCGAGAGGATCGGAAGAAGCTCGGCGCCGCCGGCCTGCGGGTGCCCGGCTACGAGATTGCGCTGCGGGACAGCGACGGCCACGATGTGGCGACCGGCGAGGAAGGCATCCTCTGGGTCCGCGGCGATTCCAACACGCCGCTTTACTGGAACAGGCCGGACAAGACCGCGGAGACGATCCGCGACGGCGGCTGGATCTACACCGGCGATCGTTTCATCCGCGACATCGACGGCTTTCATTTCTTCCGTGGCCGCGCCGACGATCTGATCAAGATCTCCGGGCAGTGGGTCTATCCGCTGGAGGTCGAGCTCTGCCTCGCCGAACACCCGGACATCCGGGAATGCGCCGTGTTCGCGCATGAACTTCCGGACCGGCGGATGAGCCTGAAAGCGGTCGTCGTCACCAACGGGAGGTTCCATGACGAGGCGGTGACCACCAAGGCGCTGCAGGACTACGTGAAGGCAAAGCTGCTGCCATACAAATATCCGCGCGAAATCGTATTCATCGGCGAACTGCCGAAGACCGGCACCGGCAAGATCGACCGTCAGGCGGTGATGCGGCTATGAGCGACCTCAGCCAGAAACACCGCCAACGGCTGCGATCAGCCGGTCTTGCCGAGATGCTCGAGCGCATCCTCCGCGCGGAGCGGCACGCGCGAGACCTCGTTGTTGAGATCGACGAGCTGCGACAGCAAGGTCATCAGCATCTTCCGGTCAGCCGGCTTGAGCGGCGCCAGCATTCTCGCCTGCGCCCGGTCGACGGAGGGCATGATGTTTCGCAGCAGCGCCGCCCCCGCCTTGGTCAAATGCAGCAGCTTGACGCGCTTGTCTTCGTCCGACGGCGCGCGTTCGACATAGCCCTTGGCCTCGAGCCGCTCGATCACGCTGCCGAGCGTGGAGCGATCGAACGCAATGACGGCCGACAGCCTGGTCGCATCGATGCCGGGATGGGTCTGGATCGCGACCAGCGCGGCATATTGCACGGGCGTGAGGTCGAACTCGCGGCATTCCTCGACGAAGATCGAGACCGCGATCTGCTGCATGCGCCGGAACAGATAGCCGGGCTTGGTGTAGACCGCGTCCATCGTGATAGCAGGCGGCTTACTCGGCATCGGGCTGGCGCTCCGGAGCGGCTTGCGCGAAGGCCGGCAACGCTTTCGCTGCGGCTTCCGCCTGCAGCAGTCGCGGGAACGCCCCGACGTCGACGCCGAAGCGGCGCGCATTGCCGAGCTGCGGCACCAGGCAGAGATCTGCCAACGTCGGCGTCGCGCCAAAGCAAAACGGGCCCGGCTCATGCTTGACCAGCGCCTCGCAGGCCGCGAGACCTTCGCGGTTGGCCCAGCCTGCCCAGGCCGTGACCTTGTCCTCGGGCAGGCCGAGTTCGCGCAACCGCGCCAGCACCTTCAGGTTCTGAACCGGGTGGGTGTCGCAGGCCAGCACCTGTGCGAAGGCGCGGACCTGGGCACGGCGCAAGGGATCCTTCGGCAGCAGCGGCGGCTCGGGGTGGGTTTCGTCGAGCCATTCGATGATGGCGAGCGACTGGATCAGCGCGGTGCCGCTGTCGTCCTCCAGCGTCGGAACCAAGCCCTGCGGATTGAGCGCGAGATAGACGGGCGAGCGCTGTTCGCCCTTGCGGAGGTGATGCGGCAGGTGCTCGGCGGTGAGGCCCTTGAGGTTCAGCGCGATCCTGACGCGATAGGACGCGCTGCTGCGGAAATAGCCGTGCAGCTTCATCATGGCACTCCTCCCGATATCACAGCTCTTGCTGCAATTGACGGTAGCGGAATTGACAGTATACTGTCAATCAAGAACGATATCTGACACGGGAGGCGCGCATGGCCGCAGTTTCGACTCCGGAACGCGAGGCGTTCTACAACAAGATCGACGGCGAGAACATGACGGCGCTGTGGACCGTGATGAGCGATCTCATCACGCCGGAACCCAAGAGCGCATGCCGTCCGCACCTCTGGCAGTTTGCCGCCATTCGCGACTACATGGTCGAGGCGGGGCGGTTGATCACGGCCAAGGAAGCCGAGCGCCGGGTGCTGATCCTGGAAAACCCCGGCCTGCGCGGGCAATCGAAGATTACGACCTCGCTCTATGCCGGCGTCCAGATGGTGATCCCCGGCGACATCGCGCCGGCGCATCGCCATAGTCAATCGGCGTTGCGCTTCGTGCTCGAAGGCAAGGGCGCCTTCACGACCGTCGACGGCGAGCGCACGATGATGCAGCCGGGCGACTTCGTCATCACGCCGTCGATGACATGGCACGATCACGGCAATGAAACCTCGGAGCCGATGTTCTGGCTCGACGGCCTCGACATCCCGCTGGTGCAGTTCCTCGACGCGTCATTTGCCCAAGGCGCGCAGGAGGACCAGCAGAAGGTCGCGCGTCCTGCGGGCGACAGCTTCGCGCGCTACGGTCACAACCTGCTGCCGGTCGACGCCACCAGCAAATCCAGGACATCGCCGATCTTCAACTATCCCTATTCTTACACGCGCGAGGCGCTGGAG
Protein-coding sequences here:
- a CDS encoding FAD-dependent monooxygenase, with protein sequence MRIAVLGGGPGGLYFAYLWKKRHPAAIVDLFEQNPAGATWGFGVVFSDQALEFLRADDPETVDAIAPRMESWRNITLDLHGERVEIDGVGFSAIGRLELLKLLQARAESVGVMARYGTTIQSLDQLQGYDLIIAADGLNSLVRRSFEGDFGFSVSYSSNKFAWYGTSKTFATLSQTFVATDRGTFNAHHYRYAPDMSTFLVECDRATWQAYGFAEMSIDESRDICEQVFAATLDGHSLVSNRSVWRNFPWVWNEHWWHRNMVLIGDALHTAHFSIGSGTRLAIEDAIALAKALDTESSLSDGLARYQAERQPIVKKLVTAARTSADWYESFPVHMKLDLMDFAYSYITRSGRIDDNRLRAMAPQFMARYAASRNEGGRA
- a CDS encoding benzoate-CoA ligase family protein, with the translated sequence MTNGIADQVPSDSAGAREIGFAIPARYNASRVLFDNLARGNANKLALIGPAGRRSYAELCADACRWGHGFTSLGLSRGDRVLLFLDDTLAYPAAFFGAVRAGFVPLLVNTLTPPDLLQFYLADSGAKVAVADAEFAGRFDAQACTETALQTLIVVNGEPPTTAAASTVAVDQWLPTFADQLAEADTDRNEMAFWMYSSGSTGRPKGIVHLQHDMAYSEQAFARTVLRLKPNDICFSVPKIFFAYGFGNAITFPFSAGATTLLLPGQPKPAAIFDAINRFRPTVFFGLPTLYTALTKADGAREADFSSLRLSVSAAEVLSADVFNGWKSLTDLEIVEGLGSTEVLHVYLSNREDRKKLGAAGLRVPGYEIALRDSDGHDVATGEEGILWVRGDSNTPLYWNRPDKTAETIRDGGWIYTGDRFIRDIDGFHFFRGRADDLIKISGQWVYPLEVELCLAEHPDIRECAVFAHELPDRRMSLKAVVVTNGRFHDEAVTTKALQDYVKAKLLPYKYPREIVFIGELPKTGTGKIDRQAVMRL
- a CDS encoding MarR family winged helix-turn-helix transcriptional regulator, whose product is MPSKPPAITMDAVYTKPGYLFRRMQQIAVSIFVEECREFDLTPVQYAALVAIQTHPGIDATRLSAVIAFDRSTLGSVIERLEAKGYVERAPSDEDKRVKLLHLTKAGAALLRNIMPSVDRAQARMLAPLKPADRKMLMTLLSQLVDLNNEVSRVPLRAEDALEHLGKTG
- the maiA gene encoding maleylacetoacetate isomerase, translated to MKLHGYFRSSASYRVRIALNLKGLTAEHLPHHLRKGEQRSPVYLALNPQGLVPTLEDDSGTALIQSLAIIEWLDETHPEPPLLPKDPLRRAQVRAFAQVLACDTHPVQNLKVLARLRELGLPEDKVTAWAGWANREGLAACEALVKHEPGPFCFGATPTLADLCLVPQLGNARRFGVDVGAFPRLLQAEAAAKALPAFAQAAPERQPDAE
- the gtdA gene encoding gentisate 1,2-dioxygenase → MAAVSTPEREAFYNKIDGENMTALWTVMSDLITPEPKSACRPHLWQFAAIRDYMVEAGRLITAKEAERRVLILENPGLRGQSKITTSLYAGVQMVIPGDIAPAHRHSQSALRFVLEGKGAFTTVDGERTMMQPGDFVITPSMTWHDHGNETSEPMFWLDGLDIPLVQFLDASFAQGAQEDQQKVARPAGDSFARYGHNLLPVDATSKSRTSPIFNYPYSYTREALESARRREEWDACHGLKLKFSNPETGDFAMPTIGTFIQLLPKDFKTARYRSTDATVFTAIEGKGRSRIGDQIFEWGPRDVFVVPSWQWVSHEADGDAVLFSFSDRPVQQKLDLFREDRGNA